The genomic DNA GATTGAAAGCATTGATCACCCAATCCCGATAAGGCGAAATGCTATGATCCTGATCGCCGTGATAGCCGACGGTGTCGGCATAGCGAACCAGGTCGAGCCAGTACATCGCCATTCGCTCGCCGAAATGAGGTGAAGCGAGTAGTTGATCAATTAACTTGCTGCGAGCAGATTCGGAAGAATCGTTGAGAAACTGTTTTGCCATTTCTGTTGTTGGGGGCAAACCTGTCAAATCAAAACAGAGACGACGGAGCAGGGTGATCGAGTCGGCATCAGCAGCAGGAGTCAACTTCTGTTGATCCAGTTCCTGCATCACAAACGAATCGATCAGATTCTCGCACCATTCTGGATTCGAAACTTTTGGAATGGAGACAGCTTTCGGAGCAACATACGCCCAGTGAGGCTCCCAGTTGGCGCCTTCTTCAATCCATTGTTTGAGCTTTGAGATATCCTGCTCAGTCAGTTCCTTTTGAGCATGATGGGGCGGCATCTGCAGATCTTCATCGTCACTGAGGATGCGGGCCATCATCTCACTATTTTCCGGTTCGCCCGGCTTAATGACGGCATAGCCGCCGCGGTCTTCCAGAGCGGTTTCGAGTTGATCAAAACGCAAATAGGCTTCGCGAGATTTTTCTTCCGGGCCGTGGCATCCAATGCATTTATCGGAAAGGATGGGCCGGATATCGCGATTGAAGTCGAGAGGGGCCGCCTGAATCACATTACAAAAAGTGAGAATCAGAATCGTTATTATTGTGATAAATTGAGCAGGCATGGGGAGCACAATCAATTGGAGGGATTGTAGTGGGACGGATCAAGTATATTTTATTCGATTGTAAGATGGAATGCGAACAGTTTTGCCTCAAAACCGTCAAAACAAGGACGTCTTAGGCTAAAACCTTGGGAGATTTAGTCTGGAGAGTCGAACACAAAGGCTGGACATTCTAAACTTCCAATAACAATCCATGTGTAAATGAAATTGACAGGAGCAGTCGAATGGCTCGAAAGGCCACTATTCAGCGTAAAACTGGCGAAACTGAGATCGAACTCACACTCGACATCGATGGGACTGGGAATGTGGAGATTGAGACCGGCGTCGGTTTTCTTGATCACATGTTGACGCTGTTCGCAAAACATGGGCTGTTCGAATTGTCGGTGAAAGCCGTCGGTGATTTGCATGTCGACCATCATCATACAGTCGAAGATATCGGGATTTGTCTCGGCAAGGCGATTCATCAGGCCATTGGCGATAAGCAAGGTATCACCCGATATGGTTCGATGACCTTACCGATGGACGAAACGCTTGTGACTGTCGCACTCGATTTGAGTGGGCGGGTCTGGTTTGAAAATCGGTTCGCATTTCCGACCGAAAAGATTGGTGAGTTCGATACGCAACTCGTCGCAGAATTCTTTCAGGCGTTCGCGGCAAACAGCCTGATGAATCTGCATGTCGTTCTGCATCACGGATCAAACAGCCATCACATTTCTGAAGCGATTTTCAAAGCGACTGCTCGTGCATTGAGAATTGCCACGACCGTCGATCCACGACAAACGGGAGTACCATCGTCCAAGGGGACATTGTCGGAGTAATTACGCGGCCTGGGAAGAACTTTCATCTTCCGGGACTTCGTCTTCTTTTTGATCTGTGACAGTAGGATCCAGCTCGCCCCCTTTGCGAAGTTCGGCAAAGTTGGGGAGTTGATCGACACGGCGGATTCCCATGTATTGCAGGAATGCTTTGGTTGTTTCGTAGAGAAACGGGCGGCCGAGCGAATCGTCTTCGCCGCCGATGCGAATGAGTTGCCGTTCCATCAGTTGCTTGATGACTTCCGAAGACTGAACCCCTCGAATCGCTTCGACATCAGCTCGGGTGATTGGTTGGCGGTAAGCGATGATCGTCAATGTTTCCAGAGCCGGTGGCGTCAGTTTCATTTCGACATGGCGTTGATGAATCCGATCGAGCCATTGAGAATACTCAGGACGTGTCAGTAGTTGATAGCCGCTGGAGATTTGTTCGATGCGAAACGGAGACAGATCGGCATCGTACAATTCATTGAGTTGTTCGACCAAATCATGACACTGATTCGCATCGACCAGTTTGGCGGCATCGACGAGTTTCCGAGCAGAAAGTGGACTGTCCGCTACAAATAAGACGGCTTCCAGTCGGGCTATCTGTGGCGTACGAAGTCCACTGGTTGAGTCAGTGGTCTCAGTGGTACGAGAGTAAAGTCGAGCAATGCGTTCCCGTTCTCGAGAACCTTGCTGCCAGATCGCAGCAGGAGTCATCGATGACCAGTCGGTCTGTCTCGTGAACGGGGAGTTTCTCATGTCGATCAGGGAATGCTCTAGAAAATTTCTGTATTGCTGCTTTGACTTCTGGCGGAATGCCAGGGTTCGACTTGCTTGAGTGTTTTCAATAAGGCTTGTAGAGGATCGTTTGCCTCGGCTTCGAATCGCAGCACTGTCGCTTTGCTCGCAGGTCGTGCGTAGCAGGCAAAGTGAGATGTGCCGGGGACAATTCCCGGTTGAATGCGGTAGTCGGTAATTCCCATCTGAGCCAGGCGGGCAATTCCCTGATCCCAGGTTAGAGTCCCGGAGGGATTTTCCTGAGTCCCAAAAGCAGACGGCGTTGAAAAATCCTGTGAATTTCCCAGTGATGTTGTCTGAACCGGAGGGGTATTTGTGGAGTTCTTCGAAAGGTTGACTGGTGTGGAGTCCTGTGCAGAGTCTCCAAATACTGGAGCAGGGGAATCGGACCAGGAAGGAGCGGAGGTATCTGCGATCGGATCCTCAGCCAGAAAACCAGTTTCATCAATGGTGGCCGCGAGTGATCCAAATTGCGGGATGCCGAAGATAGACATCAGCGGAATGGCTGCCAGTGGCAATGCCATGAATATGGTCATCAAAAAACCAGCAATGCGTCCCTGCATCTGATTCTTCCTTAAATATGTCTTTGGTCTTACAGCACAATTCTGCAGCTGAAATGACCGAATTCTAATATTATCCGGAATTCCCCCCTTGGAATTCAGATCTGGATTCTATCTGAGAATCTGAAATCCAGCAACAGGAGAATCAGGCTGGTAATGCCGGTTTAATCAACAAAAAACGCCAGATCCCAATAGAATCTGGCGTTTGACATTGAAGACTATGATCAATTCACGGTTTAGGAATCAGACTTTTTAGGCTTTTTTCCTTTTCCTTTGCCTTCTCTTGCAGTTGGCAGTTTGGACTGTTGTTCTTCGGTCAGTACTTCGCGGACTTCCTTGAGGAATTCTGTTTTTAAGGCTTGAGACTGTTTGCGGATCACAGCCAGCTTTTCGCGATCAACTGCTGAAAGTTCATCCTGAGATGATTTCATGATTTGACGAATTTCTTCCTGAGATTTGCCCGCTTCTTTTGCGGCTTTGACAGCTGCAGCCTGTTGTTTCCGCAATTCGGCTGGAATCACTTCCTGAGTCTGCTTTTTAAGATCCTTGGCTTTGTCGGAAAATTTGGCGCGTATCTTTTTAACTTGAGCTTCCTGGTCGGCTGTCAACTCGATGCTATCAGGCAGAGCCAGTGCTTGCGGAACTCTCTCCTGATTTCCTTTTTTGCCCTTTTTAACTTTATTGGCTGGCTTTTCAGCCTGAGCAATACAGCAGACCATGCTCAGCATCATCACAGCACTCATCATTCGAATCAGCATTCCCCTCACCCCTTTTCATATCAATGAACATGTAGACCAGAGTCAAGCACATTCAAAACAACAGATAAACCTCACTAGAATAGTGAGCGTTAGAAAGTAGTCGCCGTAAAAAATGCCACTGCCAGCTTGACCGACAGTGGCTTCAAGTCGCAGCAATATTGATTAAGTAAACAGTTCGTTGATGACATGACCATCACGCACAATCATCACGGGGCGCCCGGTTGAAGTGTGATATTCCTGTTCGTGATTAATACCCAGAGCATGGTAATAGGAAGCGGCGACATCATCGGGTGTAATCGCTTCGTTCAAGGGGCCGAGGGCTTTGTCATCGCTGGCTCCAATGACTCGACCACCGGAGATTCCACCACCAGCCATCAGCATGAACATCGCGCGAGGATAGTGATCGCGTCCGACTCGCTCGTTATTAATTTTTGGGGTGCGTCCAAATTCTCCTGTGACCAGCACGGCAGTTTCTTCCAGCAAGCCTTTCATTTCCAGACCTTTGAACAAGGCAGCCAGTCCCTGATCAAGAGGTGGTAGTAGACGTGTTTTCAAGTTATTCCAGCCGTCGCGGTGAGTATCCCAGCCACCAGTTGAGACAGAGACAAAGCGGACTCCGGAATCAATCAACCGTGTTGCCAGCAGGCAGCTTTGTCCGAAGGGAGACTCGCCGAACATTTGCGAATATTCGGGTGATTCCTTACTGACATCAAACGCATTGCGCGCCTGTGGCGATGTGACCATGTCGTAAGCTTGCTGAGAGAAGCGATCGAGCCCGCGTAGAAGGTCGTTCTGCTGTTCAAAACTTGAGAACGCGGTATCAAGATCCCCTCGCAAATTTTTACGACGTTCGATATCGGAAACGGTAATTCCATTTCGCAGGTCCAGTCCCCTTACGCTATAAGGCTGACCGACTCGTGGAGTGGAGCCTGTATGCAGCGGAGCGTATTGAACGCCGAGATATCCAGGACGCTGATTCGTGTTCGGGATCGAAACGAAAGGTGGCAATTCTGGAATGGTTGGCCGTTCCTTGGAAATAACCGCTCCATAACCTGGGAATTCCAGAGATGGCAGGGGGCGGTTTCCAGTATTTACATATTCGGAACCGAGTTGATGAGCGGCTAATGTGTGAGACACACCTTTGAGAATGACGAACTTATCCATCACTTTGGCAAGTTCCGGCAGGTGTTCGCAAATCTGGATGCCGGGGACGTTGGTGTCAATAGGATTGAACTCACCTCGATACTCAGCGGGTGCATCGGGCTTCAGGTCAAAGGTGTCCATATGACTTGGGCCACCGGGCAGGTTGATGAAAATAGCCGACTTCGCCTTGGCGGTCGATTTCACAGCACCCGCTTGGGCGATGTTGAGATACTGACTCAGTGACAATCCCGCAAAACCCAGTGCGCCCACTTTCAGGAAATCGCGTCGCTTGGCTCCGTCGCAAGTTTTGTGCATGGCCATGATTACTTCTCCAGTATGAATTGAATGGAAGTGTTGAATTAAATATGACGTCAATGATTGATCTCGTCAGGCAGTGCCTGACCTACAGCTTTGTGATCAGTCTCCGTTTAATGGTTGATGATGAACTCTTTAGTGTTCAGCAAGGCCCACATGATATCCCGCATGCCATCCACCGGATTATTAGCCGATTCGATTGCAGATAGTGAACGCTGCAATTCGACTTGAGTTGGATAGCGACTGAGTGTTCTCAGATATGCTGTATTGATGGCAGGTGTGTAATCGATATTCGAGTCGAGTATTGCATCAACAACTTCGGTGTTTTCCTCGGCCTGTCCGTACCTGGCTTTATAGGCTTTCATTTTGGCTTTAACGGTTTTGATTTTCTCGACATCTTTCTGCTTTTTAAGTTTTTGGAGATAAGCCTCAAACCGTTCGACAACTTCTGAGTAATTTTTTGGTTTGGGGGGAACCTGCTCGGTTTTTGCATTAAATGGAGCCTTCCACTCTTTGGCGAGTTCCGCCAGCCAGCCTTTTCGTGAATCGATTTCCGAAAGGAATTCGTTGTCGTTATTCAGATAAAGTGTTTGCAGCAAGGTAGGCTCTGAAGAACGATCGCAGTCGCAATTGTTATCGCGAGAGGATTTTCCGAAGATGGTTAATGCATAGTTATTGCCTCCACGACCCTGAGCAGTGCCGGGAATGGCAATCGCACGATCTTTCAGATCGCTCAAATACACCGCGTTTTCATCAGAACTTGAAGTCGCTTGAGCAATCACATCCATGGCAACTTCTGCATGAATTCGGCGAGGCACGGCTCGGCTGAAGTTGCGGTCATCCTGGATATTGGTCTCATTCGGCTGCCAGCTCAACTGATACGTATTGCTGTTACAGATTTCCCGATGCAGCCATTTGATATCAAACTTGTGATCGATGAAGCCCTGAGCAAGATGATTCAAGAGAGCTTCATTGGCTGGAGGATTGGCCAGACTCAGATCATCGGTCGGTTCCACGATGCCTCGATTGAAATAATTTGCCCAGACTCGATTTACGAATGACTTTGCAAACAATTCCTGCGCATCACCCCGTAACCATTTCATGAGCGGTTCACGAGGATTTTGAAATTCATTTAGATCGAACGGTTCCCCACCCAGCACACGGGCAGTCTGACCGATGGTGTTACTGTTTTTTGAGTTCTTCTTTTTGCGATTGACTCGTGGAGCCTGATCGACCAGAGCCGGGAAGGGAACCACTTCGCCCTTGCCGAGCTTTCTAGCCAGTTCACGACGCAATTCGTTGCCACGCAATTTTCCATCGACATCGATTTTGTCGAGCATTGCCTGATATTCATCGCGATCGGTGCCGTTTGGGGAATAGCGGGTGCGGGAGAAAATTGGCTGGAATTGTACGAAATCTTCCTGTGTCCACTGATCAAACGGATGTTTGTGGCATTGAGCACATTGAATGCGAATTCCGAGGAACGTGTAGGCGAAGCCGATAGAGCGGTCTTCTGGTTTCTGGAAGTTTCGACGAGCCCAGAAGTAAGGGAGTGATTCCTGATCCGCAAAGCTTTCACAGGATTTATCATTATAAATCTCTGTCATCCGTTTGCAGTATTCTTCGTAAGTTTCATCGCTCCTCTGGCTTTCAGCTAACACAATTCCTTCGACAATTTTGTCGTAGGGCATATTCTGTTCGAAGCGATGACGAACCCACTCGTACCATTCCTCAGAAACTTTATTGTTATTGTAAGAAACATTGTTGAGCTGATTAATGTTGTTTCCGGTGATGTCATTAAAGCGAGTAGCCCACCAGGCTGCATAAGCAGGAGTTTCCAGCAGTTCATCGATTTTACGAGCACGCTTGTCGGAAGAATTATCAGCGAGAAAGTCCTGAACCTGTTGTGGTGTCGGCAAGGTTCCTGTGATATCGAGTGTGACGCGGCGGAGGAAATCTTCGTCGCGAGACTTTTCAGAGGGAACGATTCCCAGCTTGCGTAATTTCTGGACTACCAGTTCATCCACTCGAGTTGGTGTGGCGACCTGAGGATAGTTTTTGCCGGTGCGATCACTGACAGGCTGAATGACGGGAACAGCGGTGATGCCGTTGTCGTAGAAGACAACGATGTGGGAATCGCCAGCTGTCTGGGCAGTGACTTCTCCGTTTTCACTCACTTCCGCGATGGAAGTGTCGTTGGATTGGAATCGGCATAGTGGAGTGACATCTTCCCGGGTACCATTTTCCCAGACTGCGACGACATTTAACGACTGTGAATCCTGAGCAGACTGAAATACGATTTCATTGGGGGTGACTTCCAGGCGTTCCAGTTTATAAGGTTTTTCAACCGGTTTTGCGCCCGCTTCGATCCAGTTCAGAAAGACCTGATACTCCCAGTTGCCTGTTTTGATCCGCTCGCCACCTTCGTGCTCTTCCACATTTGTTGCTTTGTGCAGAGCATAACTTTCGAGGGGATCGTCGGTATCGATTCGCTCGGACAAACCGTCATGATCCATTTTGAAATCGTAGCCGAAAAGCGAGAGTTGAAACCCGCCACGCCCCTGAAACGATCCATGGCATGATCGACCATTACAGCCGATTTTGCTGAACATTGGCAGAAGATGACGCTGGAAGTCTGGAGTTTCTTCAGTTTCCTGACTGAAACGCTCATTGATTGGTGGGATGACTTCGCCACGAAGTTCAGCCAGTTGAGTCAACGGAAGTGATAGTCCTGCGATCAGGATAACCAGGTAGGATTTCATCTCAGCTCCCTCAATGAAAACTGTGCTGTGTGAGTTGAAGCCGTCTCAAATTGTTGTCGACGACTTATAATTGAATCAAAGTCTTATTGTTTTGCCTGCTTTTCAGTTTTATCAGGCGGATACATTTTGCGAATGCGCTGTAGCTGTTTGTTGATATTTTCTTCTTGATCCGATTGGCTGCTGGCGATTGATTCCTGAATTCGTTCGAGTCGTTTTCTGGCAGCGACTTCTTCCATTTCCAGCAGTTTGATCTGAATCTCCAGTTTCCGCGTATAAGCTTTTTTGATGTTCTGCATGGCCGCATCGTAATCCGAAGCCATAGGCAAAGAGGCGACCAGCAGATTGAGCCGGGAGGTCAATTTCCAGGCTTTGAGTTCGAGGTCGTAACGTTCGGGATTGCGACTTTTGGATCTGGCGAGTTTTTCACTGACTCGAAAAATCTCTTCAATGGCTTTGCGAAACTGTTTTTGATCGATCTCGCGGAGTGCCTCTAGTAATTGAACCAACTCCGGGTGATGAAGTTCCGCAAACTTTAAAGCCGCAGCTTCACGCTCGGGGGTAATTTCCCATTGATCGGCATTATTGGAGTTAGTGTTATTTGAGTTCGTGTTTTTAGAGACGGAAACACTGGAACTGTTACGTTCCGGTTTCATCGCCTCGCCCAGGTTACTCAACGAGACAACGGCAACAATCGCAATCGTTATGTTGAAGAGGGATTTGATCCGCATGATTAAAGGGCCTCTGCGTCAAGTTTGATTGAAGGCGAGGCGGGGAGCAGTTCCTCTTTGCGAGTTTGTACAGCTGCAATCATCCAGTTTGGAATTGAAAGTGAATCGTCCTGATCTGCGTTTGCAGGAAAGGATTCTTCATAGGCGAGCAACTCTTCATCAGAGACCGATGCGTGGATGACATCGTCATCAGCTTCTGTTTGCAGGTCATACCAAGCCGAAGCGATGATCGCATTTTGATTCTGTGGTAAGGTCACAGGCTGAGGATTCGTCATCGTCACTTCCGTTGCAGGCGATGTCTTCCATTCTGAACTGAAGTAGCCGAGTGATAAGCCGATAAGAAATGCAGGAACGATTCCCATGAAAAGGAGCTGGAAGGTTCTGGACGTTCTTTTGTTTTGCTGATGTGAGGCTGGTGATGAAGCCGAGATGACAGGAGCGATTTCATGCGAAGAAACGGGTTGCAGTGCAGCCAGAACTTTTGACGACTCGGAAAGAGCAATCTGCAATTCAGGATTATCCAGCAGTTCCTGCTCAAAGGCAATCACTTCTTCAGGCGAAAGTTCATCCGCCAGATACTGGAATGATTTCAAATCAAAATCGGACATCTCAGTCCACCTGCCAAATACGAAATTGTAATTATAAAAGATCGATTAACGATCTGCCTTACTCAAATTGCTGCAATGCCTGTCGCAAAACTTTCAGGGCTCGGGTCATGCGTGTGAGGACCGTTCCAATTGGAATTTGCAGCACTTGGGCGATTTCTGCAAACTTCATTTCTTCAAAAATTCGCAGTTCCACAATCACTTTCAGCGAATCAGGGAGGCGTTCAAAAGCTTTGCGAACTCGCTCTGCTTCTTCTGCCTGAATCAAATGATCGTTCTGTTCTCCCCGAAGCTGCGAAAAGAAACTTGCCAATCCGGTGTAATGGTTTTTCTGGCGAGTTTCATTTCGCTTGATTCGAGCCACTTCGTTAAAAGCAACTCGATACAGCCAACCCGCACTTATTGTCAGCTCCTGATCTTCCGCCTCTTTCCTTTTGATCTGTTCCTGTAGTTTACTGAACGTTTGCTGCAGGATGTCATCAGCGAGGGAGGAGTCTCTCAGGTTTTTAATCAAATAGGCCCGCAACCCAGCCGCATGAAGTTGATAAAGTGATGAGGCAAGATCAACCAGAGGCGGAATTTCTTCCGCTGGTAAATCGTCCTCAATTTCCTTCATAACTTCACCGGTCAGTCCTGTTTTTCTTCCGGGGTACACAGTTAATGCGCAGCCCGGACTGATTATTTTGGGATTACTCAGAAATTGAGAAAAAAGCGTCAGATTTTCAATAATTGCCAGAATTCAACCCTATTCCGAACGTCGATGGCGGATCTGATCAATAAAGACAGCCGTGATAATAATCGCACCTAAGATCATCTCCTGCATGGGGTTACTGATACTCAATTGAGTGCATCCGCTCTGAATCACAGCCATGATGCCTGCGCCGGCCAGAGTCCCAAGAACGGTTCCGCTGCCTCCGTTCAAACTGCCTCCACCAATCACAACGGCTGCAATAATCTGCAATTCCATCCCTGTTCCTGAGGTCGGATTTCCGACCGTGAGCCGGGAAAAGAGGAATAACCCGGCTATTCCGACAAACAGTCCACCAATCACATACACCAGGATTTTGGTGCGCGCGATGTGCACGCCACAGAGTCGAGCGGTGCTTTCATTAGAGCCCATCGCAAACACGTGGCGACTGAATACGGTGTATCTCAGGACTCCAGCGACAAGAATGGCCAGTCCTAAAGCGACCCAGACACCGACCGGCAAACCCAGTAGCAGCGCGTCATCGCGAGTACTTGTGAATTGCCGTAACCACTCGGGAACCTGTTCGAGTCGATTTGGTCGCACTGTTGTTTCTTTTGCGATCAACTTGGCGATGCCGAGATAAATTGACATTGTGCCCAGGGTGACAATGAAGGGAATCATTCTGAGAAAGCTGATCAGCAATCCATTGATCAACCCGCAGAGGCATCCAGTCAGCAGACAGAGACCAATACTCACAACAGCTGAGTAGTCGGCTTTCAAGGCAAACGCCAGCACGGTTGCACACAGAGCCATCCCGGTTCCTGCAGAAAGATCAATTCCGCCGGAGATGATAATGAATGTCATTCCCAAAGCAGCCACGGCTACTGTCGCCGTGTTTCGGGAAACGCTCTGGAAGTTACTGACTGTCAGAAAATTCCCGCCATTTTCCTGATACTGATCAGCGACACCAAACAGGAGAACGACAACTCCCAAAGCAATCAGAGGGCCAATTGCTGAGAGCATATTTAACAACCAACGCTGCGCCTCGCTTCGCATGAAAATCCTGACAGTCTTGAAAATGGCGTGTGAGTCGAGTAATTCTTGCCTGAGAAGATTAATGTAACAAATCGACATATATCTATCACAGTCGCTCGTCAGCTTCCATTAAGGTAGACTCAAAATAATGAAGTATGCTCCTTCAATTCTCAAAAAACTTAAATTCGTGAGCGCCTGTTTGACTCTGATAGCAGGGAGTCTGTTCATCGGGAATGCAGTCTTTGCGAAATCTCCCAACGTCTTGCTGATTATCACTGATGATCAGGGCTATGGAGATGTTACTTCCCATGGCAATCCTGATATTCACACGCCTGTGCATGATCAACTGGCTTCGGAAGGGGTGCGGTTTGATCGCTATTATGTCTCCCCGGTCTGTGCTCCGACGAGAGCCGCCTTGCTGACGGGGCGATATCATCCGCGAACCGGTGTGCATGGGGTGACGCGCGGGCATGAAGTGATGCGGGAGGATGAGGTGACCATCGCGGAGGTCC from Rubinisphaera italica includes the following:
- a CDS encoding DUF1549 and DUF1553 domain-containing protein, with the translated sequence MKSYLVILIAGLSLPLTQLAELRGEVIPPINERFSQETEETPDFQRHLLPMFSKIGCNGRSCHGSFQGRGGFQLSLFGYDFKMDHDGLSERIDTDDPLESYALHKATNVEEHEGGERIKTGNWEYQVFLNWIEAGAKPVEKPYKLERLEVTPNEIVFQSAQDSQSLNVVAVWENGTREDVTPLCRFQSNDTSIAEVSENGEVTAQTAGDSHIVVFYDNGITAVPVIQPVSDRTGKNYPQVATPTRVDELVVQKLRKLGIVPSEKSRDEDFLRRVTLDITGTLPTPQQVQDFLADNSSDKRARKIDELLETPAYAAWWATRFNDITGNNINQLNNVSYNNNKVSEEWYEWVRHRFEQNMPYDKIVEGIVLAESQRSDETYEEYCKRMTEIYNDKSCESFADQESLPYFWARRNFQKPEDRSIGFAYTFLGIRIQCAQCHKHPFDQWTQEDFVQFQPIFSRTRYSPNGTDRDEYQAMLDKIDVDGKLRGNELRRELARKLGKGEVVPFPALVDQAPRVNRKKKNSKNSNTIGQTARVLGGEPFDLNEFQNPREPLMKWLRGDAQELFAKSFVNRVWANYFNRGIVEPTDDLSLANPPANEALLNHLAQGFIDHKFDIKWLHREICNSNTYQLSWQPNETNIQDDRNFSRAVPRRIHAEVAMDVIAQATSSSDENAVYLSDLKDRAIAIPGTAQGRGGNNYALTIFGKSSRDNNCDCDRSSEPTLLQTLYLNNDNEFLSEIDSRKGWLAELAKEWKAPFNAKTEQVPPKPKNYSEVVERFEAYLQKLKKQKDVEKIKTVKAKMKAYKARYGQAEENTEVVDAILDSNIDYTPAINTAYLRTLSRYPTQVELQRSLSAIESANNPVDGMRDIMWALLNTKEFIINH
- a CDS encoding DUF1501 domain-containing protein, with the translated sequence MAMHKTCDGAKRRDFLKVGALGFAGLSLSQYLNIAQAGAVKSTAKAKSAIFINLPGGPSHMDTFDLKPDAPAEYRGEFNPIDTNVPGIQICEHLPELAKVMDKFVILKGVSHTLAAHQLGSEYVNTGNRPLPSLEFPGYGAVISKERPTIPELPPFVSIPNTNQRPGYLGVQYAPLHTGSTPRVGQPYSVRGLDLRNGITVSDIERRKNLRGDLDTAFSSFEQQNDLLRGLDRFSQQAYDMVTSPQARNAFDVSKESPEYSQMFGESPFGQSCLLATRLIDSGVRFVSVSTGGWDTHRDGWNNLKTRLLPPLDQGLAALFKGLEMKGLLEETAVLVTGEFGRTPKINNERVGRDHYPRAMFMLMAGGGISGGRVIGASDDKALGPLNEAITPDDVAASYYHALGINHEQEYHTSTGRPVMIVRDGHVINELFT
- a CDS encoding RNA polymerase sigma factor; the protein is MKEIEDDLPAEEIPPLVDLASSLYQLHAAGLRAYLIKNLRDSSLADDILQQTFSKLQEQIKRKEAEDQELTISAGWLYRVAFNEVARIKRNETRQKNHYTGLASFFSQLRGEQNDHLIQAEEAERVRKAFERLPDSLKVIVELRIFEEMKFAEIAQVLQIPIGTVLTRMTRALKVLRQALQQFE
- a CDS encoding ABC transporter permease, with product MRSEAQRWLLNMLSAIGPLIALGVVVLLFGVADQYQENGGNFLTVSNFQSVSRNTATVAVAALGMTFIIISGGIDLSAGTGMALCATVLAFALKADYSAVVSIGLCLLTGCLCGLINGLLISFLRMIPFIVTLGTMSIYLGIAKLIAKETTVRPNRLEQVPEWLRQFTSTRDDALLLGLPVGVWVALGLAILVAGVLRYTVFSRHVFAMGSNESTARLCGVHIARTKILVYVIGGLFVGIAGLFLFSRLTVGNPTSGTGMELQIIAAVVIGGGSLNGGSGTVLGTLAGAGIMAVIQSGCTQLSISNPMQEMILGAIIITAVFIDQIRHRRSE
- the scpB gene encoding SMC-Scp complex subunit ScpB → MRNSPFTRQTDWSSMTPAAIWQQGSRERERIARLYSRTTETTDSTSGLRTPQIARLEAVLFVADSPLSARKLVDAAKLVDANQCHDLVEQLNELYDADLSPFRIEQISSGYQLLTRPEYSQWLDRIHQRHVEMKLTPPALETLTIIAYRQPITRADVEAIRGVQSSEVIKQLMERQLIRIGGEDDSLGRPFLYETTKAFLQYMGIRRVDQLPNFAELRKGGELDPTVTDQKEDEVPEDESSSQAA
- the hisB gene encoding imidazoleglycerol-phosphate dehydratase HisB is translated as MARKATIQRKTGETEIELTLDIDGTGNVEIETGVGFLDHMLTLFAKHGLFELSVKAVGDLHVDHHHTVEDIGICLGKAIHQAIGDKQGITRYGSMTLPMDETLVTVALDLSGRVWFENRFAFPTEKIGEFDTQLVAEFFQAFAANSLMNLHVVLHHGSNSHHISEAIFKATARALRIATTVDPRQTGVPSSKGTLSE